The Commensalibacter nepenthis genome has a window encoding:
- a CDS encoding Ppx/GppA phosphatase family protein — MFAALDLGTNNCRLLIVSSGQRGGRIIDNYNRVVRLGEGLYDTGLLSEAAMDRTLTALHHCAARIHRRKSFNLYAVATEACRRASNAPVFLDRVKQETGLNINVITPREEVELAVCGCRTFLHDKMLRRNRTKTLLFDIGGGSTEIAWVRIDPVKRKQTLIGCCSVPVGVITLKEQFKRLTLNEYYQMVDFVMNKINDFERVHQIRAEILREQVQFIGVSGTVTALASMILKQPKYSRAAIDGLLLDTTQVKDMIRHILVSKFNKIYDYATVRHSKLHYLLPGCAIFEAIHTIWPVEDIVVADRGIRDGIITKMQENRLTKINKHNFNLL; from the coding sequence ATGTTCGCAGCATTAGACTTAGGAACGAATAACTGTCGCCTTTTGATTGTTTCTTCGGGTCAAAGGGGGGGGCGGATTATAGACAACTATAATCGCGTCGTTCGATTGGGTGAGGGATTATATGATACTGGGTTATTGAGCGAAGCGGCAATGGATCGCACATTAACAGCTTTGCACCATTGTGCAGCTCGTATTCATCGTAGGAAATCTTTTAATTTATATGCTGTCGCAACAGAAGCTTGTCGCCGTGCTTCAAATGCGCCTGTTTTTTTAGATCGTGTTAAACAAGAAACTGGGTTGAATATTAACGTTATCACCCCAAGAGAAGAGGTTGAGTTGGCTGTATGTGGATGCAGAACCTTTTTGCATGACAAAATGCTTCGGCGGAACAGAACAAAAACCTTGTTATTTGATATTGGTGGTGGATCAACTGAGATTGCTTGGGTGCGTATTGATCCGGTTAAGCGCAAACAAACATTGATCGGATGTTGCAGTGTCCCTGTCGGTGTGATTACTTTAAAAGAACAATTCAAGAGGCTAACGCTGAATGAATATTATCAAATGGTTGATTTTGTCATGAATAAAATTAACGATTTCGAACGTGTTCATCAAATCAGAGCAGAGATATTAAGAGAACAAGTGCAATTTATCGGGGTCAGTGGCACAGTAACGGCTTTGGCGAGTATGATATTAAAACAGCCTAAATATAGCAGAGCAGCAATTGATGGGTTGTTATTAGATACAACACAAGTTAAAGATATGATTCGTCATATTTTAGTCAGTAAATTTAATAAAATTTATGATTACGCAACGGTGCGTCATAGTAAATTACATTATTTACTTCCTGGATGTGCTATTTTCGAGGCTATTCATACAATATGGCCTGTTGAGGATATTGTCGTTGCAGACCGTGGTATTCGTGATGGTATTATTACCAAGATGCAGGAAAATAGACTTACTAAAATAAATAAACATAATTTTAATCTTTTATAA
- a CDS encoding NUDIX hydrolase — protein MEWETILLDSALTVNIIPAPQILSASLKKEVNDIWEEKKKYYPNLFNGRIFNVQALSKNLITGFWTEYKFVLAQTEKPELYSELAIRSLAVIGLIRCPQGFLIGKRAANSVYLPGYWQSPPAGTVESRDGNNDVILTQQLYAEANEELGLNTHHLINPKIISATEHTDTHIIDIGILLKTNLSFIQILELWKKNNNSEYDELCCCAHYTDLPENTLPTTRFLIQHWSD, from the coding sequence ATGGAATGGGAAACTATTCTTTTAGATTCAGCACTAACAGTGAATATTATTCCTGCCCCTCAAATTCTATCTGCTTCCCTTAAAAAAGAAGTGAACGATATTTGGGAGGAAAAAAAGAAATATTACCCTAATTTATTTAATGGCAGAATTTTTAATGTTCAAGCATTAAGCAAAAATTTAATTACTGGATTTTGGACTGAATATAAATTTGTTTTGGCTCAAACCGAAAAGCCTGAATTATATTCAGAGCTTGCTATTCGATCTCTTGCCGTCATTGGTCTTATTCGATGCCCTCAAGGATTTCTTATTGGAAAGAGAGCTGCTAACTCTGTTTATTTGCCGGGATATTGGCAATCACCACCCGCAGGAACCGTTGAATCACGAGATGGGAATAATGACGTTATTTTAACTCAACAACTTTATGCGGAAGCCAATGAAGAATTAGGATTAAATACACATCACTTAATCAATCCTAAGATCATCTCAGCAACAGAACATACAGATACGCATATCATTGATATTGGGATTTTATTAAAAACCAATTTATCATTCATACAAATACTCGAGTTATGGAAAAAAAATAATAACTCAGAATATGACGAGTTGTGTTGTTGTGCTCATTATACGGACTTACCAGAAAACACTCTACCAACAACTCGTTTTTTAATTCAACATTGGTCAGATTAA
- a CDS encoding peptide chain release factor 3: MSNSVQSLEKEISRRRTFAIISHPDAGKTTLTERILHAGGAIQMAGSVRAKREQRRTRSDWMNIEKDRGISVVTSVMTFEYGGCIFNLLDTPGHEDFSEDTYRTLTAVDAAVMVIDAAKGIEARTRKLFEICRLRDIPIVTFINKMDRESQDPFDLLHEVASALALETTPLTWPVGRAAKFLGTYDLRKDSMRLKEDVAENDERILQMQEEVELARVGLPEFNLEDFNAGFLTPVFFGSAIKELGVTDLLDALADFGPSPRNQPSQDRQVAANEEAMTALVFKIQANMDPNHRDRIAFARICSGRLERGMKLKHTRTGKTFALHTPQFFFARDRQLAEEAFAGDVVGIPNHGTLRIGDTLTEGEDLQFTGVPYFAPEILRRVNLKDAMKAKKLKQALTELAEEGVVQLFRPQDGSAPIVGVVGVLQLDVLQTRLKHEYGVDITFDGISFSQARWVQGDKAIIERFISSNRSAIADDIDGDPVFLSTSDFMMQRTIDANKELSFHDIKQIGIGVAS, from the coding sequence ATGTCAAATTCCGTTCAATCATTGGAAAAAGAAATTTCCCGTCGCCGCACATTTGCGATTATTTCCCATCCTGATGCGGGTAAAACGACATTGACGGAACGTATTTTGCATGCAGGGGGTGCTATTCAAATGGCTGGCAGTGTGCGTGCAAAACGTGAACAACGTCGTACTCGGTCGGACTGGATGAATATTGAAAAAGACCGCGGTATTTCTGTTGTTACTTCAGTCATGACTTTTGAATATGGTGGGTGTATTTTTAATTTGCTTGACACTCCAGGTCATGAAGATTTTTCTGAAGATACATACAGAACGTTAACGGCTGTTGATGCCGCAGTCATGGTAATTGATGCTGCCAAAGGGATCGAAGCAAGAACCCGTAAATTATTTGAAATTTGCCGTCTACGCGATATTCCGATTGTTACTTTTATCAATAAAATGGATAGGGAATCTCAGGATCCGTTTGATTTATTGCACGAAGTGGCATCAGCATTGGCTCTGGAAACCACACCATTAACTTGGCCAGTGGGTAGAGCCGCAAAATTTCTTGGCACATATGATTTACGCAAAGATTCAATGCGATTAAAAGAAGACGTTGCAGAAAATGATGAACGCATTCTTCAAATGCAAGAAGAAGTCGAATTGGCTAGAGTTGGGTTGCCTGAGTTTAATTTAGAGGATTTTAATGCAGGATTTTTAACACCTGTTTTTTTCGGTAGTGCGATCAAAGAGCTTGGTGTTACAGATTTATTGGATGCTTTGGCAGATTTTGGTCCTAGCCCAAGAAATCAACCTAGTCAAGATCGTCAAGTAGCAGCTAATGAAGAAGCTATGACGGCATTGGTGTTTAAAATCCAAGCGAATATGGATCCTAATCATCGTGATCGTATTGCGTTTGCGCGTATATGTTCTGGTCGCCTTGAAAGAGGTATGAAGTTAAAACATACGCGCACAGGCAAGACTTTTGCCCTCCATACCCCTCAATTTTTCTTTGCCAGAGATCGTCAGCTTGCTGAAGAAGCTTTTGCGGGGGATGTTGTGGGTATTCCTAATCATGGAACGCTTCGAATTGGGGATACCTTAACGGAAGGTGAAGATTTACAATTCACGGGTGTGCCTTATTTTGCCCCTGAAATATTGCGTCGTGTTAATTTAAAAGATGCTATGAAAGCCAAAAAGTTAAAGCAAGCATTGACTGAGTTAGCAGAAGAGGGTGTAGTACAGCTTTTTAGACCTCAAGATGGTTCTGCACCGATTGTGGGTGTGGTGGGTGTATTGCAGTTGGATGTTCTGCAAACCCGTTTAAAACATGAATATGGTGTTGATATTACATTTGATGGTATTTCCTTTTCGCAAGCACGTTGGGTGCAGGGGGATAAGGCGATCATCGAGCGTTTCATTAGCTCCAATCGCAGTGCAATTGCAGACGATATAGATGGAGATCCTGTGTTCTTATCGACTTCTGACTTTATGATGCAACGCACGATTGATGCGAATAAAGAATTATCATTCCACGATATTAAACAAATTGGGATTGGTGTTGCTTCTTAG
- the rpsD gene encoding 30S ribosomal protein S4: MSKRIQSKYKINRRLGVNLWGRAKSPINKREYGPGQHGQRRRSKPSDFSVQLMAKQKLKGYYGNISEKQFRRYYAEASRRKGDTSENLIDILERRLDAVVYRMKFAATPFAARQFINHGHILVNGKKVNIPSYSLKDNDVVEVKEKSKQLAIVLDAVQSKERDTPEYIQVDHRQMKGSFVRTPKLNDVPYPVTMEPNLVIEFYSR; encoded by the coding sequence ATGAGTAAACGTATACAAAGTAAGTATAAAATTAACCGTCGTTTGGGTGTGAACCTATGGGGACGTGCAAAATCTCCAATTAACAAACGTGAATATGGTCCAGGGCAACACGGTCAACGTCGTCGTTCAAAGCCATCTGACTTTAGCGTTCAGTTAATGGCAAAACAAAAGCTGAAAGGTTACTATGGTAACATCAGCGAAAAACAATTCCGTCGTTATTATGCAGAAGCATCACGCCGTAAAGGGGATACTTCAGAAAACTTGATCGATATTTTGGAACGCCGTCTCGACGCAGTTGTTTACCGTATGAAATTTGCAGCAACACCATTTGCTGCACGTCAATTTATTAACCATGGTCATATTTTGGTTAATGGTAAAAAGGTAAATATTCCTTCATATTCTTTAAAAGACAACGATGTTGTTGAAGTTAAAGAAAAATCAAAACAACTTGCTATTGTTCTTGATGCAGTTCAAAGCAAAGAACGTGATACACCAGAATATATTCAAGTAGATCATCGTCAAATGAAAGGTAGCTTTGTGCGTACCCCTAAATTAAACGATGTTCCATATCCTGTAACAATGGAACCAAACCTAGTTATTGAGTTCTATTCTCGTTAA
- a CDS encoding HdeD family acid-resistance protein: MEELFAQKWKWFVGLGVVTLILGCLALLDTVLVTIAVVIALGVVLILAGIAQIFHACYVKEWKGFIFSALAGIVYLIGGIFLVKGPVLGSLVLTTFLAVCFCFGGIMRIMIALNHKSTGGWGFLMFSGVLGIVVGMLLFIQPLSGLWFIGFMIAFDLIFVGAGWIQLGLNLKNKIN, encoded by the coding sequence ATGGAAGAATTATTTGCGCAAAAATGGAAATGGTTTGTTGGCTTGGGTGTTGTTACATTGATTTTGGGGTGCTTGGCATTGCTGGACACAGTACTTGTCACAATTGCGGTGGTTATTGCCCTGGGGGTTGTATTAATTCTTGCGGGTATTGCACAGATTTTTCATGCTTGTTACGTAAAAGAATGGAAAGGGTTCATCTTTTCAGCCTTGGCAGGGATTGTGTATTTGATTGGCGGGATATTTCTTGTTAAGGGTCCCGTATTGGGATCTCTTGTTCTGACAACCTTTCTAGCGGTTTGTTTTTGTTTTGGTGGCATCATGCGTATTATGATTGCATTAAACCATAAATCGACAGGTGGCTGGGGATTTTTGATGTTTAGTGGGGTTTTAGGTATTGTCGTGGGGATGTTGCTTTTTATCCAGCCATTAAGCGGATTATGGTTTATTGGTTTCATGATTGCTTTTGATCTTATTTTTGTGGGTGCTGGTTGGATACAGCTAGGTCTTAATTTAAAAAATAAGATCAATTAA
- a CDS encoding RNA methyltransferase yields MTGKDGGADLVPIGNTPVVILVRPQLGENIGTVARAMANGGLFHLRLVAPRDGWPQQIAWRASSGADRLLDNAQIFETVEDAVADLHHVFATCPRPRHIIKPLLTARGGALEMREMTNRELKVGILFGPERTGLENNDFAHTDYWIRYPLDPRFMSLNLAQAVMIMAYEWWMAADQTPQRQLQTNGTHIATKGELENFMSHLVKELDHCGFLRNEQKRPGMVRNLRHFFQRGEVTDQELRTLHGIVSELVRGPKEDKQ; encoded by the coding sequence ATGACAGGGAAAGATGGTGGCGCTGATTTAGTCCCGATCGGCAATACACCTGTCGTTATTTTAGTTAGACCCCAGCTTGGCGAGAATATTGGTACTGTTGCCAGAGCAATGGCAAATGGTGGATTATTTCACCTAAGACTTGTTGCACCTCGTGATGGATGGCCTCAACAAATTGCTTGGCGCGCCTCTTCGGGTGCTGATCGTTTATTGGATAATGCTCAGATTTTTGAAACGGTTGAAGATGCGGTTGCTGATCTTCATCATGTTTTTGCGACTTGTCCACGACCACGACATATTATCAAGCCGTTATTGACCGCTCGAGGTGGCGCATTAGAAATGCGTGAGATGACCAATCGTGAGTTAAAGGTTGGAATTTTATTTGGTCCAGAACGAACAGGTTTGGAAAATAATGATTTTGCGCATACAGATTATTGGATAAGATATCCTTTAGACCCACGATTTATGTCTTTAAATCTGGCTCAAGCTGTAATGATTATGGCTTATGAATGGTGGATGGCTGCGGATCAAACGCCTCAACGTCAATTACAGACCAATGGCACGCATATTGCCACCAAAGGTGAATTAGAGAATTTTATGTCTCATTTAGTAAAAGAACTCGATCATTGTGGTTTTTTACGTAATGAGCAAAAACGTCCAGGAATGGTTCGTAATCTTCGTCACTTCTTTCAAAGAGGAGAAGTGACAGATCAAGAATTACGAACTTTACATGGTATTGTTTCTGAGTTGGTCAGAGGACCAAAGGAAGATAAGCAATAG
- the cysS gene encoding cysteine--tRNA ligase: protein MSKLNLSLYDSRQHKAIPFVALDPLHVRLYFCGPTVYDFLHIGNLRAMLTADILVRLLRSLYPKVTYVRNITDVDDKINARAKLNNESIQSLTERTTKDFHQDMHSMYILPPDVEPRATEHIEEIQQMISQLMKNGHAYAAEGHVLFSVPSYKEYGHLSGRNPEELIAGARVEVATYKKNPGDFVLWKPSNEDEPGWDSPWGRGRPGWHIECSAMSYRYLGESFDIHGGGHDLLFPHHENECAQSLCCFPESKFANMWVHNAMLLVDGEKMSKSLGNFFTIREVLEQHHPEAIRFALLQAHYRSVLNFSQAGLKEAKQIMDRFYRALSVFEKELDQVVPLPEDFLEAMLDDLNTPKALMVMHQLADQALKGSKKAALQLKIAGQQLGLFNIAPSKWFQNTDKAQEIETLIEQRNAAKKARDFVTADRIRNVLKEQGIVLEDSPQGTIWRQI from the coding sequence ATGAGTAAGTTAAATTTATCGTTATATGACAGTCGCCAACATAAGGCTATTCCTTTTGTTGCTTTGGATCCTTTACATGTTCGTCTCTATTTTTGTGGACCTACAGTATATGATTTTTTACATATTGGTAATTTAAGAGCAATGCTTACCGCAGATATTTTGGTTCGGTTACTGCGGTCATTATATCCAAAAGTTACATATGTGCGTAATATCACAGATGTTGATGACAAAATCAATGCTCGCGCAAAATTAAATAATGAATCTATACAGTCTTTGACCGAAAGAACTACAAAAGATTTTCATCAAGATATGCATTCTATGTATATTTTACCTCCTGATGTTGAACCGCGTGCGACTGAACATATTGAAGAAATTCAACAAATGATTTCTCAATTAATGAAGAATGGACATGCTTATGCAGCCGAAGGGCATGTTTTATTTTCGGTTCCTTCATATAAGGAATATGGACATTTATCAGGCAGAAATCCAGAAGAGTTAATTGCAGGGGCAAGGGTAGAAGTTGCAACTTATAAAAAGAACCCTGGAGATTTTGTATTATGGAAACCTTCAAATGAAGATGAACCTGGCTGGGATAGTCCTTGGGGAAGGGGGCGTCCTGGCTGGCATATAGAATGTTCAGCAATGTCATATCGTTACCTTGGTGAAAGTTTTGATATTCATGGAGGGGGGCATGATTTGTTATTCCCACACCATGAAAATGAATGTGCGCAAAGCCTATGTTGTTTTCCAGAAAGTAAATTTGCTAATATGTGGGTTCATAATGCCATGTTGTTGGTTGATGGTGAAAAAATGTCCAAATCTTTGGGTAATTTCTTTACTATTCGTGAAGTTTTAGAGCAACATCATCCAGAAGCTATTCGTTTTGCATTGTTACAAGCGCATTATCGTTCTGTTCTTAATTTCTCTCAAGCTGGATTAAAAGAAGCCAAACAAATTATGGATCGCTTTTATCGTGCTCTATCAGTTTTTGAAAAAGAGTTGGATCAAGTCGTTCCTTTGCCAGAAGATTTTTTAGAAGCGATGTTGGATGATCTGAATACGCCAAAAGCATTGATGGTCATGCATCAACTCGCCGATCAAGCGTTAAAAGGGAGTAAAAAAGCTGCTTTACAGCTTAAAATTGCTGGTCAACAATTGGGTTTATTTAATATCGCACCTTCAAAATGGTTTCAAAACACTGATAAGGCACAAGAAATTGAAACCTTAATAGAACAAAGAAACGCTGCTAAAAAAGCCAGAGATTTTGTAACAGCTGATCGTATTCGTAATGTGTTAAAAGAGCAAGGAATTGTGTTAGAAGATAGCCCTCAAGGGACGATATGGAGACAAATATGA
- a CDS encoding MATE family efflux transporter: MQNNTRNFFKNELIAIAYIAIPIAFAQLFQMAMGVTDTILLGHVNKETLAIGGLTTNIFFSICIVFQSALSAAAILIAQNIGAKKIKDISKIYYTTYLFGLLLCIPCFFILYHSSTILQWNGEHDQNILIKSKNFMMILLWGLPPLIAGAGLIRVILPALNASKILLQITPITAVINGVFNAAFIYGLWGAPKMGLYGSALGTTMALWLSSFILIGVAHCKKDLKQYLYPIAIDLSLLRPLFKLGFPICISSAAEILLFLFANFNATKLGTESLAAHQIALSFATFTFMIPLAISQAANVRVSYWIGAQKPYRAKKSGFISIGLGALIMSIVCVTIFVFPYLVVYISIDASSPDNANTVAISIAIIQVVGLFQVVDGIQTVAMGALRGLKDTTIPMILALISFWGVGYTLSIWFAFHKEWGAPGLWAGMGVGLGFLAILATSRFYFLTRNPKKMLDRALR; this comes from the coding sequence ATGCAGAATAATACACGAAATTTCTTTAAAAATGAACTCATCGCTATTGCTTATATTGCGATTCCTATTGCTTTTGCTCAGTTATTTCAAATGGCAATGGGAGTTACAGATACGATCTTACTCGGTCACGTTAACAAAGAAACATTGGCTATTGGTGGATTAACAACAAATATTTTCTTTTCAATTTGTATTGTATTTCAATCCGCCCTCAGTGCCGCTGCAATTTTAATTGCGCAAAATATTGGCGCGAAAAAAATCAAAGATATTTCCAAGATTTATTATACGACTTATCTTTTTGGATTATTGTTATGTATTCCTTGTTTTTTCATTTTATATCATTCAAGTACAATCTTGCAATGGAATGGAGAACATGACCAAAATATTCTAATAAAATCAAAAAATTTTATGATGATTTTACTGTGGGGTTTACCGCCTCTGATTGCTGGGGCAGGATTAATCAGGGTTATTCTACCTGCATTAAACGCCTCTAAAATTCTTTTACAAATTACTCCAATTACCGCAGTCATTAATGGTGTGTTTAATGCAGCCTTTATTTATGGTTTATGGGGTGCTCCTAAAATGGGATTATATGGTTCTGCACTGGGAACAACGATGGCTTTATGGCTATCCAGCTTTATTTTGATCGGTGTGGCACATTGTAAAAAAGACCTCAAACAATATCTCTATCCAATTGCAATTGATTTATCTTTATTACGTCCTCTTTTTAAATTGGGCTTTCCGATTTGTATTAGCTCGGCAGCAGAAATACTCTTATTCTTATTTGCCAATTTCAATGCAACAAAATTAGGAACAGAATCCTTAGCTGCACATCAAATTGCCCTGAGCTTTGCTACATTTACCTTTATGATTCCTTTGGCAATTTCACAGGCAGCAAATGTCAGAGTCAGTTATTGGATTGGCGCACAAAAACCATATCGTGCAAAAAAGAGCGGTTTTATTTCTATTGGGCTTGGTGCGTTAATCATGAGTATTGTATGTGTTACCATATTTGTCTTTCCTTATTTGGTGGTTTATATTTCCATAGATGCATCTTCCCCCGATAATGCCAATACTGTTGCGATTTCGATTGCGATTATCCAAGTAGTCGGTTTATTTCAAGTGGTCGATGGTATTCAAACCGTTGCTATGGGGGCATTGCGTGGATTAAAAGATACGACAATCCCAATGATCTTAGCATTAATAAGTTTTTGGGGTGTTGGATATACATTAAGCATATGGTTTGCATTCCACAAAGAATGGGGAGCGCCAGGATTATGGGCTGGTATGGGTGTTGGTTTAGGATTTCTTGCTATTTTAGCAACGTCAAGATTTTATTTTTTAACACGTAATCCCAAAAAAATGCTTGATCGTGCACTACGATAA
- a CDS encoding lipid A deacylase LpxR family protein, translated as MSNQKRLSVSCFFLTTAIVSGAVLSSPSAHATPKQDPYNTLTLQWENDAVSTQSGTSDRYYTNGLRIGWTSPTDSLPTPIADVNTFLLGKGMQRIHWGLQQMMFTPSDTRAFDKLPFDRPYAGVLLTTVNLISDTDNTRSVFGIQAGLMGPGALGRQVQNGFHSIIGDNKNNGWHNQLKNMPVFQVQMGRTWRYKFAQLGHVDFDVLPSANGAAGNYKTFAQLGGIVRFGQGLDSDFGPSRIGSGNDGTDAYVGTRFVNWYVFGGVDGQAVAYNSTLQGDPTHSHQQHVSKKWDVGEIVAGAAVIVKGYKIAYTQTWQTQEFNGQRSGLFNYGSVSVSFKF; from the coding sequence ATGAGCAATCAAAAACGCTTATCTGTTTCTTGCTTTTTCTTAACAACAGCTATTGTTTCAGGCGCTGTTTTGTCATCACCTTCAGCACATGCAACCCCTAAACAAGATCCTTATAATACCTTAACCTTACAATGGGAAAATGACGCAGTTTCAACACAAAGTGGAACATCCGATCGGTATTATACTAATGGATTAAGAATTGGTTGGACATCCCCAACAGACAGCCTTCCGACACCGATTGCCGACGTAAATACTTTTTTGTTGGGCAAAGGAATGCAACGTATTCATTGGGGTTTGCAACAAATGATGTTCACCCCAAGCGATACCAGAGCATTTGACAAATTACCCTTTGATCGCCCTTATGCAGGTGTGTTATTAACAACAGTTAATTTAATCAGCGATACCGATAATACGCGCAGTGTATTTGGTATTCAAGCAGGCTTAATGGGGCCTGGTGCTTTGGGTCGTCAAGTTCAAAATGGATTCCATAGTATTATTGGGGATAATAAAAATAACGGTTGGCACAATCAATTAAAAAATATGCCTGTATTTCAAGTTCAAATGGGGCGTACATGGCGTTATAAATTTGCACAATTGGGTCATGTTGATTTTGACGTATTACCTTCTGCAAATGGTGCTGCAGGTAACTATAAAACCTTTGCACAATTAGGTGGAATCGTTCGCTTTGGGCAAGGATTAGACAGTGATTTTGGCCCTTCTCGTATTGGTTCAGGCAATGATGGTACTGATGCTTATGTTGGAACACGTTTTGTAAACTGGTATGTTTTTGGTGGGGTTGATGGTCAAGCAGTGGCTTATAACTCTACTTTACAAGGCGATCCAACACATTCTCATCAACAACATGTATCTAAAAAATGGGATGTTGGTGAAATTGTTGCTGGTGCAGCTGTGATTGTGAAAGGCTATAAAATCGCCTATACTCAAACTTGGCAAACCCAAGAATTTAACGGTCAAAGAAGTGGATTATTTAATTATGGATCTGTTTCGGTTTCCTTTAAATTCTAA
- the dnaQ gene encoding DNA polymerase III subunit epsilon produces MNQRSVLFDTETTGVDPDKGDRIIEIAAIELINDLPTENFYHVLVDPERDIPIEATRVHGMTIEDLKGKPKFKEIADDFLEFIQDDPLVAHNAPFDFKFINAELSRIKRPIVSLDRMIDTLKLARAKYPLSPNSLDALCRRFSIDLSQRTTHNALLDCKLLSEVYIQLTGGRQRGLGFASQGSEKIGKTYHKLQEHTPIFIKPTQQELEAHEKFLQKKVPNAMWHQ; encoded by the coding sequence ATGAATCAACGTTCGGTTTTATTTGATACAGAAACAACAGGGGTTGATCCTGATAAAGGGGATCGTATTATTGAGATTGCCGCTATTGAGCTGATTAATGATTTACCCACTGAAAATTTTTATCATGTTCTTGTTGATCCCGAACGAGATATTCCCATTGAGGCAACGCGAGTGCATGGGATGACCATTGAGGATTTAAAAGGAAAACCAAAATTTAAAGAAATTGCTGATGATTTCTTGGAATTTATTCAAGATGATCCTTTGGTAGCTCACAATGCACCGTTCGACTTTAAATTTATCAATGCAGAGCTTAGCCGTATTAAACGCCCGATTGTTTCGCTAGATCGAATGATTGATACGTTGAAACTTGCCAGAGCAAAATATCCATTATCCCCAAATAGTTTGGATGCGTTATGTCGTCGTTTTTCAATCGATTTGTCACAACGTACCACGCATAATGCTTTGCTAGACTGTAAATTATTGTCAGAAGTCTATATTCAATTAACAGGAGGACGACAAAGAGGATTGGGGTTTGCTAGTCAAGGATCAGAGAAAATTGGAAAAACTTATCATAAACTCCAAGAACATACACCGATTTTTATTAAACCCACTCAACAAGAACTTGAGGCGCATGAAAAATTTTTGCAAAAGAAGGTTCCGAATGCTATGTGGCATCAATAG
- the coaE gene encoding dephospho-CoA kinase (Dephospho-CoA kinase (CoaE) performs the final step in coenzyme A biosynthesis.) — protein sequence MKILGVTGSMGMGKSTVCALFHQYGFPIFDADRVVHQLQAPHGKGLKRIEEIFPGAVKENTLDRNYLRHLVVQDRNNLKKIEQIILPMVAQEREKFIRLAQARGLKWCILDVPLLFEKKINLLCTKTLVVTAPISIQKVRILKRNKITWEQARAFIDAQIPSKTKCKMADIVVQTGLSKAHTFFQVKKLILLMQAGQL from the coding sequence ATGAAAATATTAGGGGTTACAGGCAGCATGGGAATGGGAAAAAGCACTGTATGTGCTTTGTTCCATCAATATGGTTTTCCTATTTTTGATGCAGATCGTGTGGTTCATCAATTACAAGCACCTCATGGTAAAGGGTTAAAGCGTATTGAAGAAATTTTCCCAGGCGCAGTTAAAGAGAATACTTTGGATAGAAATTATTTGCGTCATTTAGTTGTTCAAGATCGCAATAATTTAAAAAAGATTGAGCAAATTATCTTGCCGATGGTTGCTCAAGAACGAGAAAAATTTATACGTCTAGCACAAGCTAGAGGATTAAAATGGTGTATTTTAGATGTGCCATTGCTTTTTGAGAAAAAAATCAATCTGCTTTGCACAAAAACATTAGTGGTTACCGCACCAATAAGTATCCAAAAAGTAAGAATATTAAAGCGTAATAAAATTACATGGGAACAAGCCCGTGCTTTTATAGATGCTCAGATTCCATCTAAAACCAAATGTAAAATGGCAGATATTGTTGTTCAAACAGGTTTGTCCAAAGCACACACTTTTTTTCAAGTAAAAAAACTCATTCTTTTAATGCAGGCAGGTCAATTATGA